A single region of the Vicia villosa cultivar HV-30 ecotype Madison, WI linkage group LG4, Vvil1.0, whole genome shotgun sequence genome encodes:
- the LOC131594377 gene encoding non-specific lipid-transfer protein 2, with protein MKTAQIAICTFLLLLLVNVEVSMAVTCSPVQLSSCVSAITSSTPPSKLCCSKIKEQRPCLCQYLKNPNLRKFVNTPNARKVANTCGTPFPRC; from the coding sequence atgaaaacagcACAGATTGCTATTTGCACCTTCCTTTTGCTGCTTTTGGTTAATGTTGAAGTGTCAATGGCAGTAACATGCAGTCCAGTGCAACTTAGCTCATGTGTGAGTGCAATCACTTCTTCAACTCCTCCATCTAAACTATGCTGCTCCAAGATAAAGGAACAAAGACCTTGCCTTTGCCAATACCTCAAGAATCCTAATCTTAGGAAGTTTGTTAACACTCCTAATGCAAGGAAAGTTGCTAACACTTGTGGAACTCCCTTCCCAAGGTGCTAA
- the LOC131598746 gene encoding chlorophyllase-1, chloroplastic-like — MALRGKPLLATNNTNLGTDVFQVGDISWKQFNVKTSPKPVLVFAPTAEGTYPVILFCHGYAISNRYYSKLLGHIASHGFIVVAPQLFTLNLPMLGVCEVKFAEKVASWIAKGLQPKINENIQQNVKAKLDTLVLAGHSKGGKTVFALAIDQAKTNLKFSALIGIDPVAGPGKGILTGQAQSFNINMPVLVIGTGLGPEPSNCSPVSCAPEGRNHVEFFNESKPPCAHFVTKDYGHMDMLDEDTQGLRSRLLKCMCKNGIGPKDLMIRTLGGLVVAFLKDFLYNQKKDFQAILNDPNLAPAKLEDPVFYP; from the exons ATGGCATTGAGAGGCAAACCATTATTAGCCACCAACAACACCAACCTAGGCACAGATGTTTTCCAAGTTGGAGACATTAGTTGGAAGCAATTCAATGTTAAGACATCCCCAAAACCAGTGTTGGTGTTTGCACCAACCGCGGAAGGAACATATCCTGTCATATTGTTCTGCCATGGTTATGCCATTTCTAATAGATACTACTCTAAGCTATTAGGCCATATAGCTTCTCATGGATTCATTGTTGTTGCTCCTCAATTG tTTACCTTGAACTTGCCTATGCTTGGAGTATGTGAAGTAAAATTTGCAGAAAAAGTTGCTAGTTGGATAGCCAAGGGACTTCAACCTAAGATCAATGAAAACattcaacaaaatgttaaagCAAAATTGGACACATTGGTTCTTGCTGGCCATAGTAAAGGTGGAAAAACAGTTTTTGCCCTAGCAATAGATCAAGCAAAAACCAACCTCAAATTTTCAGCCCTAATTGGAATAGATCCAGTGGCAGGCCCAGGTAAGGGCATTCTAACGGGCCAGGCCCAATCCTTCAACATAAACATGCCCGTTCTGGTGATTGGAACTGGGCTCGGTCCAGAACCTTCTAATTGCTCTCCTGTATCATGTGCTCCTGAGGGGAGGAACCATGTGGAATTTTTCAATGAGAGTAAACCACCTTGTGCACATTTTGTGACTAAGGATTATGGTCATATGGATATGTTGGATGAAGACACACAAGGTTTAAGAAGTAGACTTTTGAAGTGTATGTGTAAGAATGGAATTGGGCCTAAGGATTTGATGATAAGGACTTTGGGTGGGTTAGTTGTTGCATTTTTGAAGGATTTTTTGTATAACCAAAAGAAAGATTTTCAAGCTATTTTGAATGATCCAAATCTTGCTCCTGCCAAGCTTGAAGACCCTGTTTTTTATCCATGA
- the LOC131594376 gene encoding kinesin-like protein NACK1: MTVRTPGTPASKIDRTPVSTPGGPRAREEKIVVTVRLRPLNRREQLAKDQVAWDCIDDYTIVYKPPHNERATQPASFTFDKVFGPASVTEAVYEEGVKNVALSALMGINATVFAYGQTSSGKTYTMRGITEKAVNDIYNHIMKNPERNFTIKISGLEIYNENVRDLLNSEPGRSLKLLDDPEKGTVVEKLVEETAKDDKHLRHLISICEAQRQVGETALNDNSSRSHQIIRLTIQSTLREEADCVKSFVATLNFVDLAGSERAAQTHADGTRLKEGCHINLSLMTLTTVIRKLSVGKKSGHIPYRDSKLTRILQHSLGGNARTAIICTLSPALTHVEQSRNTLYFATRAKEVTNNAQVNMVVPEKQLVKHLQKEVARLEAVLRTPDPSKEKDWKIQQMEMEIEELKRQRDQAQTQVDELRRKLQEDQQVSKPLEPAHSSAKKCLSFTGALSSPKSGLGCERVRNTSLRQSMRQSSTAPFALMHEIRKLEHLQEQLGEEANRALEVLQKEVACHRLGNQDAAETIAKLQSEIREMRSVKPAPKAVVVGSMVSVNKSVSANLKEEITRLHSQGSTIANLEQQLENVQKSIDKLVMSLPNNFQTLITNEASPKHKKEHKRKKLLPLCSNNSPNRPNFIRSPCSPLSTTQQVLESDIENKAPENDDNISTEIHPESEKDTPSKSEEAGDVTSKENTPGYRRSSSVNMKKMQKMFQNAAEENVRSIRAYVTELKERVAKLQYQKQLLVCQVLELEANEANGQNIEDEMDMGEPEEPQVLWQVTFKEQRKLILELWDACYVSIIHRTQFYLLFKGDPADQIYVEVELRRLTWLQQHLAELGNASPAPNVGGDEPTISLSSSMRALKREREFLAKRLISRLTPEERETLYMKWDVPLEGKQRKMQFVNKLWTDPYDQRHVEESAEIVAKLVGFCTRGNMSKEMFELNFVLPSDKRPWLMGWNHLTNLLNL, encoded by the exons ATGACTGTGAGAACACCTGGAACGCCAGCCTCAAAGATAGATAGGACACCGGTATCAACTCCGGGAGGACCGAGAGCTCGGGAAGAGAAGATTGTCGTTACGGTAAGGTTAAGGCCTCTAAACAGAAGGGAACAATTGGCTAAAGACCAGGTGGCATGGGATTGCATTGATGATTATACTATTGTGTATAAACCGCCGCATAATGAACGTGCTACTCAACCGGCATCCTTTACTTTTG ACAAAGTTTTTGGTCCTGCTTCTGTAACTGAGGCAGTATACGAAGAAGGAGTAAAGAATGTCGCATTGTCTGCACTGATGGGGATCAATG CTACTGTTTTTGCTTATGGACAAACTAGTAGTGGAAAGACGTACACAATGAGAGGAATCACAGAGAAGGCTGTCAATGATATTTATAACCATATAATGAAG AATCCCGAGAGAAATTTCACTATAAAAATATCTGGACTAGAAATATACAATGAGAATGTAAGGGACTTGTTAAATTCAGAACCTGGTCGAAGTTTGAAGCTTTTAGATGATCCCGAG AAAGGTACTGTGGTTGAGAAATTGGTGGAAGAAACAGCAAAGGATGACAAACACTTGAGACATTTGATCTCCATTTGTGAAG CTCAAAGACAGGTGGGCGAAACAGCTCTGAATGATAACAGCTCAAGGTCTCACCAGATAATAAGACTG ACAATTCAAAGTACTCTTCGCGAAGAAGCAGATTGTGTGAAATCTTTTGTTGCGACCCTG AACTTTGTTGATCTGGCTGGGAGTGAGAGGGCTGCACAGACACATGCAGATGGCACTAGGCTCAAAGAAGGCTGCCATATTAACCTTAGCCTTATGACCCTTACAACTGTTATCAGGAAGCTCAG TGTGGGGAAAAAAAGTGGTCATATACCTTATAGAGATTCAAAGCTCACGCGCATTTTGCAACATTCCCTTGGTGGGAATGCACGCACTGCCATTATATGTACCTTGAGTCCAGCATTAACCCATGTAGAGCAATCACGAAATACCCTCTACTTTGCTACTCGGGCTAAAGAAGTTACAAACAATGCTCAAGTAAACATG GTGGTACCAGAAAAGCAGCTTGTTAAACATTTGCAAAAGGAAGTGGCGAGGCTGGAAGCAGTGCTGCGTACTCCTGATCCATCTAAAGAAAAGGATTGGAAAATTCAACAG ATGGAAATGGAAATTGAAGAGCTGAAACGTCAGAGAGATCAAGCACAAACTCAAGTCGACGAGTTACGAAGAAAGCTTCAAGAAGACCAGCAG GTTTCAAAGCCACTTGAACCAGCACATTCTTCTGCCAAGAAATGTTTATCTTTCACTGGTGCATTATCGTCACCGAAATCAGGGCTAGGGTGTGAAAGAGTGAGAAACACGTCATTAAGACAGTCCATGAGGCAATCATCCACTGCTCCTTTTGCCCTTATGCATGAAATACGCAAACTGGAGCACCTTCAAGAGCAGCTAGGCGAAGAAGCCAACAGAGCTTTGGAAGTATTACAAAAAGAAGTGGCATGTCATAGGTTAGGTAACCAAGATGCAGCTGAGACAATTGCAAAGCTGCAATCAGAAATAAGGGAAATGCGTTCCGTTAAGCCAGCACCTAAAGCAGTTGTAGTTGGAAGCATGGTTTCTGTCAACAAAAGTGTCAGTGCTAATCTAAAGGAAGAGATTACCCGTCTTCATTCACAAGGAAGCACCATCGCAAATCTTGAGCAGCAGCTTGAGAATGTGCAAAAGTCTATAGACAAGTTGGTGATGTCTCTTCCTAACAATTTTCAAACTTTAATAACCAATGAAGCATCCCCCAAGCATAAAAAGGAACATAAAAGGAAAAAGCTGCTTCCTTTATGTTCAAATAACTCTCCTAATCGCCCGAACTTTATTAGATCCCCCTGCTCACCATTATCTACTACTCAACAAGTTTTGGAATCTGATATTGAAAATAAAGCCCCTGAGAATGATGACAACATTTCAACAGAAATTCATCCAGAGTCCGAGAAGGATACTCCCTCAAAGAGTGAGGAAGCAGGAGACGTTACATCAAAGGAAAATACTCCAGGTTACCGTCGCTCTAGTTCAGTTAACATGAAGAAAATGCAGAAAATGTTTCAGAATGCAGCAGAGGAGAATGTAAGAAGTATAAGAGCATATGTGACAGAATTGAAAGAACGTGTGGCCAAGCTGCAGTACCAAAAGCAGTTACTTGTTTGCCAG GTACTTGAGCTTGAGGCAAATGAAGCTAATGGCCAGAACATAGAAGATGAAATGGACATGGGTGAACCAGAGGAACCTCAAGTTTTGTGGCAAGTAACATTTAAAGAACAGCGGAAGCTAATCCTTGAATTATGGGATGCATGTTATGTCTCCATTATTCACAGGACCCAGTTTTATTTGCTATTCAAGGGAGATCCAGCTGATCAAATATATGTAGAAGTCGAACTAAGGCGTTTGACTTGGTTGCAACAACACCTAGCTGAACTTGGCAATGCAAGTCCAGCTCCTAATGTTGGAGGCGACGAACCAACTATCTCACTATCATCAAG TATGAGAGCATTGAAAAGAGAACGGGAATTTCTCGCCAAGAGATTGATATCACGTTTGACGCCAGAAGAAAGGGAGACATTATATATGAAATGGGATGTGCCCCTTGAAGGGAAGCAGAGGAAGATGCAATTTGTCAACAAGCTTTGGACAGATCCTTATGATCAAAGACATGTAGAAGAAAGTGCTGAAATAGTTGCAAAACTGGTGGGTTTCTGCACAAGAGGTAACATGTCCAAGGAAATGTTTGAGCTGAATTTCGTGCTTCCTTCCGATAAGAGACCATGGTTAATGGGCTGGAACCATTTGACAAACTTACTTAATTTGTAA